One part of the Marichromatium purpuratum 984 genome encodes these proteins:
- the ispD gene encoding 2-C-methyl-D-erythritol 4-phosphate cytidylyltransferase, translated as MTAKPAFWAVIPAAGVGRRMGSAIPKQYLDLADRTVIEHTLECFVEHPAIAGVVVAVDPADPYWPETRYATHPRVIRAPGGAERCNSVLNGLEALSGQAAEDDWVLVHDAARPCLRRSDLDAMLEGLADDPVGGILAVQVRDTMKRAGAEGRIETTVERSALWHAFTPQMFRLGTLRQALRQALAEGALVTDEASAIERLGQAPRLLEGQSDNLKITRPEDLALARFHLQQQGRLD; from the coding sequence TTGACCGCCAAACCCGCCTTCTGGGCAGTGATCCCCGCCGCCGGCGTCGGCCGACGGATGGGGAGCGCCATCCCCAAGCAATATCTCGATCTCGCCGACCGGACGGTGATCGAACACACCCTCGAGTGCTTCGTCGAGCACCCCGCCATCGCCGGTGTGGTGGTCGCCGTCGATCCCGCCGACCCCTATTGGCCCGAGACCCGTTACGCCACCCATCCCCGGGTGATCCGCGCGCCGGGTGGCGCGGAGCGCTGCAATTCGGTGCTCAACGGGCTCGAGGCGCTGAGCGGACAGGCCGCCGAAGACGACTGGGTGCTGGTGCACGATGCCGCGCGCCCCTGTCTGCGCCGCTCGGATCTCGACGCCATGCTCGAGGGGCTGGCCGATGATCCGGTCGGCGGCATTCTCGCGGTGCAGGTGCGCGACACCATGAAGCGCGCCGGTGCGGAGGGTCGGATCGAGACCACCGTTGAGCGCAGCGCCCTGTGGCACGCCTTCACCCCGCAGATGTTCCGCCTCGGGACGCTGCGTCAGGCACTGCGTCAGGCGCTCGCCGAGGGCGCGCTGGTCACCGACGAGGCCTCGGCGATCGAGCGCCTGGGGCAGGCCCCGCGGCTGCTCGAGGGCCAGTCGGACAACCTCAAGATCACCCGTCCCGAGGATCTGGCGCTGGCCCGTTTCCATCTGCAGCAGCAGGGGCGTCTCGACTGA
- the ispF gene encoding 2-C-methyl-D-erythritol 2,4-cyclodiphosphate synthase, with product MLIGQGFDAHRFAPGCRLVLGGVEIPHELGLTAHSDGDVLIHALCDALLGAAGLGDIGRHFPDNDQAYAGIDSRILLRRVIASLHERGLRVHNADMTLIAQQPKLAPYIDTMREVLAGDLQCEPARVNVKATTMEQMGFTGRGEGIAASASVLLVE from the coding sequence ATGTTGATTGGTCAGGGTTTCGATGCCCATCGTTTCGCCCCCGGATGCCGACTGGTGCTCGGTGGTGTGGAGATTCCCCACGAGCTGGGACTGACCGCCCACTCCGACGGCGACGTGCTGATTCATGCGCTGTGCGATGCCCTGCTCGGCGCCGCCGGGCTCGGCGACATCGGTCGTCATTTCCCCGACAACGATCAGGCCTATGCCGGGATCGACAGCCGCATCCTGCTGCGCCGGGTGATCGCCAGCCTGCACGAGCGCGGCCTGCGGGTGCACAACGCCGACATGACGCTGATCGCCCAGCAGCCCAAGCTCGCGCCCTATATCGACACCATGCGCGAGGTGCTCGCCGGGGACCTGCAGTGTGAACCGGCGCGGGTCAACGTCAAGGCCACCACCATGGAGCAGATGGGCTTCACCGGTCGCGGCGAGGGCATCGCCGCCTCGGCCTCGGTGCTGCTGGTCGAATGA
- the truD gene encoding tRNA pseudouridine(13) synthase TruD: MSQPPLPGHTPFAQLPRAYGAPLGRGRLRVEPEDFQVEERLAFEPDGDGEHLLLWVRKREANTEWVARRLAACAGVAVSAVGYAGLKDRHAVTWQWFSLPRPRAGEPDWSALATDGIEVLEVHAHRRKLRRGALVGNRFRLLMRDLAPDPEALAERVAAIGARGVPNYFGEQRFGRDGGNLAQAHALFSGAPVPRVSRHVRGLWLSAARSQLFNETLAGRVADDCWDRPLDGDRLQLDGCNSHFAVETVDETLLTRCARLDVHPTGPLWGEGAPPSRGEVLAREQAVATAFPGWPEGLAAAGLAQERRALRLPVFDLVAEQLDGGVRLTFELPAGAYATAVLRELLDDWATVD; the protein is encoded by the coding sequence ATGAGCCAGCCGCCGCTGCCCGGGCACACCCCCTTCGCGCAGTTGCCGCGCGCCTATGGCGCGCCGCTCGGGCGCGGTCGGCTGCGGGTCGAACCGGAGGACTTCCAGGTCGAGGAGCGGCTCGCCTTCGAGCCCGACGGTGACGGCGAGCACCTGCTGCTGTGGGTGCGCAAGCGCGAGGCTAATACCGAGTGGGTGGCGCGGCGGCTGGCCGCCTGCGCCGGGGTGGCGGTCTCGGCGGTCGGCTATGCCGGGCTCAAGGACCGTCACGCGGTCACCTGGCAGTGGTTCTCGCTGCCGCGCCCGCGTGCCGGCGAGCCGGACTGGTCGGCGCTTGCCACCGACGGCATCGAGGTGCTGGAGGTCCACGCCCATCGGCGCAAGCTGCGGCGCGGCGCGCTGGTCGGCAACCGCTTCCGTCTCCTGATGCGCGACCTCGCCCCCGACCCCGAGGCCCTGGCCGAGCGGGTCGCGGCGATCGGCGCGCGCGGCGTGCCCAACTACTTCGGTGAGCAGCGCTTCGGGCGCGACGGTGGCAACCTCGCCCAGGCCCATGCGCTGTTCAGCGGCGCGCCGGTGCCTCGGGTGTCGCGTCATGTGCGCGGGCTGTGGCTGTCGGCGGCACGCTCGCAGCTGTTCAACGAGACGCTCGCCGGGCGGGTGGCCGACGACTGCTGGGATCGACCGCTCGATGGGGATCGTCTGCAGCTCGATGGCTGCAACTCGCACTTCGCCGTCGAGACCGTCGATGAAACGCTGCTGACGCGCTGTGCCCGACTCGACGTCCACCCCACCGGCCCGCTGTGGGGCGAGGGCGCGCCGCCGAGCCGGGGCGAGGTGTTGGCGCGTGAGCAAGCGGTGGCCACCGCCTTCCCCGGCTGGCCCGAGGGGCTGGCGGCGGCGGGGCTGGCGCAGGAGCGGCGCGCGCTGCGTCTGCCGGTGTTCGACCTCGTCGCCGAACAGCTCGACGGCGGTGTGCGCCTCACCTTCGAGCTGCCCGCCGGGGCCTATGCCACGGCGGTGTTGCGCGAACTGCTCGATGATTGGGCCACCGTCGACTAG